Proteins found in one Fibrobacter sp. UWT2 genomic segment:
- a CDS encoding LuxR C-terminal-related transcriptional regulator: MAEPGKCLTSRQKEILSLLRKGLTNAEICKALNISANTVKVHLANIYKILDVTNRTEAVSVDIEKGSENSAADEEIHIAFIDGKSLDGCSPAKELYLSIIQALNRYRLFSINESEEASAPATYQVKISPVLNKENTFFVTLYKGKTADILWSESLQVNANDDFGLMGTQVAMQIFRLLFHSAAQTYEQNKELFPRWWYATSFANVKIDNICRDSFDEIINELEPLAKAEKSPIFVPYTLVWAYYVAITESWVNAKEYVAKIESLACAAMRKNPYSVYAQFMMAVYNMAIGNKNGAVPYLRQILADLPQCVRSRRILVQLCMFAGQMDEALHLLNEGSRFIKGPEGVLLHSTPRAFIFFLQGKFAECEETLNQVLMFHPESTLARLMLIACNNKRGNFKESERHIRVFFEYHPNFLKTDLEQILKGIPSPTKEALLDSVSNVFQP; encoded by the coding sequence ATGGCAGAGCCTGGTAAATGTTTAACATCGCGACAAAAGGAAATCCTCTCCTTGCTTCGTAAGGGGCTTACGAATGCTGAAATTTGCAAGGCGTTGAACATTTCGGCGAATACGGTCAAGGTGCATTTGGCCAACATTTACAAGATTCTCGATGTCACGAACAGGACCGAAGCGGTATCTGTCGATATTGAAAAAGGGAGTGAAAATTCAGCTGCTGACGAAGAAATCCACATCGCATTTATAGATGGGAAATCCTTGGACGGTTGTTCCCCCGCAAAAGAGCTTTACCTATCTATCATACAAGCCTTGAACCGGTATCGGCTTTTTTCGATCAACGAGAGTGAAGAAGCTTCGGCTCCGGCAACGTATCAAGTCAAAATATCCCCGGTCTTGAATAAGGAAAATACCTTCTTTGTAACTCTATACAAAGGAAAAACGGCAGATATTCTTTGGTCGGAATCGCTACAAGTTAATGCGAACGACGATTTTGGACTGATGGGGACGCAGGTGGCAATGCAAATCTTTAGGCTATTGTTCCATTCGGCGGCGCAGACTTATGAACAAAATAAAGAATTGTTTCCCCGGTGGTGGTATGCCACTTCTTTTGCCAATGTCAAAATAGATAATATCTGCCGGGATTCGTTTGATGAAATAATCAACGAATTGGAGCCGTTGGCTAAAGCGGAGAAAAGCCCCATATTTGTACCCTATACGCTTGTTTGGGCCTATTATGTTGCCATAACGGAATCCTGGGTGAACGCTAAAGAGTATGTTGCGAAAATAGAATCGCTTGCCTGTGCTGCAATGCGGAAGAATCCCTATTCTGTATACGCCCAGTTCATGATGGCGGTATACAATATGGCGATTGGGAACAAGAATGGAGCAGTTCCGTACCTTCGGCAGATTTTGGCGGATCTTCCGCAGTGTGTGAGGTCTCGGCGAATTCTGGTCCAGCTCTGTATGTTTGCGGGGCAAATGGACGAGGCCTTGCATTTGCTGAATGAAGGCTCCCGGTTTATTAAAGGGCCAGAAGGCGTGCTCCTTCATTCTACACCAAGGGCGTTCATCTTTTTCTTGCAGGGCAAGTTTGCGGAATGTGAAGAAACGTTGAATCAAGTTCTGATGTTCCATCCGGAATCGACCTTAGCAAGGCTTATGCTGATTGCCTGCAATAACAAGAGGGGCAATTTCAAGGAAAGTGAAAGGCATATACGGGTGTTTTTTGAATACCATCCGAATTTCCTGAAGACTGACCTGGAGCAAATTTTGAAGGGGATTCCTTCGCCTACGAAAGAAGCGCTTCTTGATAGCGTTAGCAACGTTTTTCAGCCATAA
- a CDS encoding amino acid ABC transporter substrate-binding protein translates to MKKIFAMFAAVACAAVLSACNDQKAESKAQADESLNKVKAAGEFVLGLDDSFPPMGFRDKDNNIVGFDIDLATEVCARLGVKLKTQPISWDAKEQELNTGKIDCIWNGMSVDSARAKAMNLSDPYLKNRMIFTVKDKALANLAALAGKKIAVQNGSTAQKLLDASEAGKAAKEIVPFDDNQTALMDLDKGGVDAVFLDEIVAKYWIVTNAKDYAVLEEGLSDEVYAVGFRKKDQALRDAVNSTLAAMKADGKFDEISAKWFGK, encoded by the coding sequence ATGAAAAAGATTTTTGCGATGTTTGCGGCGGTTGCGTGTGCCGCGGTTCTTTCTGCCTGTAATGACCAGAAGGCGGAATCCAAGGCTCAGGCCGATGAATCCCTGAACAAGGTGAAGGCGGCGGGCGAGTTCGTGCTCGGTCTCGACGATTCTTTTCCGCCGATGGGTTTCCGCGACAAGGACAACAACATCGTGGGCTTTGATATCGACCTCGCTACCGAAGTTTGTGCGCGCCTGGGCGTGAAGCTCAAAACGCAGCCGATTTCCTGGGATGCTAAGGAACAGGAACTGAACACCGGCAAGATTGACTGCATCTGGAACGGCATGAGCGTGGACAGCGCTCGCGCAAAGGCCATGAACCTGAGCGACCCGTATCTCAAGAACCGCATGATTTTCACGGTGAAGGACAAGGCTCTTGCAAATCTCGCTGCCCTCGCCGGCAAGAAGATTGCCGTGCAGAACGGCTCTACCGCCCAGAAGCTCCTGGATGCCTCCGAAGCGGGCAAGGCCGCCAAGGAAATCGTCCCGTTTGACGACAACCAGACGGCGCTCATGGATTTGGACAAGGGCGGCGTGGATGCCGTGTTCCTGGACGAAATTGTGGCCAAGTATTGGATTGTGACGAATGCGAAGGACTACGCGGTGCTTGAGGAAGGTCTCTCCGACGAAGTCTATGCCGTGGGTTTCCGCAAGAAGGACCAGGCCCTGCGTGATGCTGTGAATTCCACCTTGGCTGCCATGAAGGCCGACGGCAAGTTCGACGAAATCTCTGCCAAGTGGTTCGGCAAATAG
- a CDS encoding amino acid ABC transporter permease: MSDLSNLLPILWGGFCTTLAIFGLTLLFSIPLGLLIAVLKMSKWRVVRYPVSFYISVMRGTPLLLQIVAIYFGSYYLSEYAGVDFSFDRFPAVIVAFSINYAAYFAEIFRGGIQSIPKGQYEAAYMLGMTRTQTFFRIILPQVAKRVVPASANEVITLVKDTSLAQVIAVTELFALAKKQQAAYASIYPLFVAGVFYYVANLLLSVLFAYVERKLNYYK, encoded by the coding sequence ATGTCTGACCTGAGCAATTTACTCCCGATTCTCTGGGGCGGCTTCTGCACGACGCTCGCCATTTTCGGGCTTACGCTCCTGTTTTCGATTCCGCTGGGCCTGCTTATCGCTGTCCTCAAGATGAGCAAGTGGCGTGTGGTGCGCTACCCGGTATCGTTCTACATCTCGGTGATGCGCGGCACCCCGTTGCTGCTCCAGATTGTGGCGATTTATTTTGGCTCCTACTACCTGAGCGAATATGCGGGCGTGGATTTTTCGTTTGACCGCTTCCCGGCGGTAATCGTGGCGTTCTCGATAAACTATGCGGCTTACTTTGCCGAAATTTTCCGCGGCGGTATCCAGTCCATACCCAAGGGGCAGTACGAGGCGGCCTACATGCTGGGCATGACCCGCACGCAGACGTTCTTCCGCATCATCCTCCCGCAGGTGGCGAAGCGCGTAGTGCCCGCGAGCGCGAACGAAGTCATTACGCTGGTGAAGGACACCTCCCTTGCGCAGGTGATTGCGGTGACGGAACTTTTTGCGTTGGCCAAGAAACAGCAGGCCGCCTACGCGAGCATTTACCCGCTGTTCGTGGCGGGCGTATTCTACTATGTGGCGAACCTTTTGCTGAGCGTGCTTTTTGCCTACGTGGAACGCAAGCTCAATTACTATAAGTGA
- a CDS encoding amino acid ABC transporter ATP-binding protein — protein sequence MENVNESAPILKVEHVKKSFGDLHVLKDISFDLKAGEVLSIIGPSGSGKSTLLRCLTQLETVDGGLVQVDGKDMVVPNASAKGPAVKYAPAKTLRDIRLSTGLVFQNFNLFPHLTVLQNLCLAPVRVLGDERKEARAMGRFLLRRMGLEGKEKAYPCELSGGQQQRVSIARALAMNPKILFFDEPTSALDPELTGEVLKIIKKLAEDKMTMVIVTHEMAFARDVADKVIFMDGGVIVEQGSPDHVFRESGNERLAQFLSRFSKN from the coding sequence ATGGAAAATGTGAATGAATCTGCGCCGATCCTGAAAGTTGAACATGTCAAGAAGTCCTTTGGCGACTTGCATGTGCTCAAGGATATCTCTTTTGACCTGAAGGCGGGTGAGGTGCTCTCGATTATCGGGCCCAGCGGTTCCGGCAAGAGTACGCTGTTGCGCTGCCTTACCCAGCTCGAAACGGTTGACGGTGGCCTGGTGCAGGTCGATGGCAAGGACATGGTGGTGCCTAATGCTTCGGCGAAGGGCCCGGCGGTCAAGTATGCGCCGGCGAAAACGCTCCGCGATATTCGACTTTCTACGGGGCTCGTGTTCCAGAATTTCAACCTGTTCCCGCACCTGACGGTGCTCCAGAACCTTTGCCTCGCTCCGGTGCGCGTGCTTGGGGACGAACGCAAAGAAGCCCGCGCCATGGGGCGATTCTTGCTTAGACGCATGGGCCTCGAGGGTAAGGAAAAGGCTTACCCCTGCGAACTCAGCGGTGGCCAGCAGCAGCGCGTGTCCATTGCCCGCGCACTCGCGATGAACCCGAAGATTCTTTTCTTCGACGAGCCGACCTCTGCGCTGGACCCGGAACTCACTGGCGAAGTGCTCAAGATTATCAAGAAGCTTGCCGAAGACAAGATGACGATGGTTATCGTGACGCATGAAATGGCTTTTGCCCGTGATGTGGCGGATAAGGTCATCTTTATGGACGGCGGTGTCATCGTGGAGCAGGGATCCCCCGACCACGTGTTCCGCGAATCGGGTAACGAACGCCTCGCGCAGTTCCTGTCAAGATTTTCTAAAAATTGA
- a CDS encoding transporter substrate-binding domain-containing protein, with translation MKKIFAFIAFITFAVVFIGCEKKDDSYKKVIEKGELVIGLDAYYPPMGFYDQDGDIVGFDIDLAVEVCARLGIKLKTVPITWENKEHELNSGAIDCIWNGMSVDSSRALTMSLSDPYFNNGMYFLVKDSSLANMDSLKNRRIALQKGSTSQDHLVTSEIGMSAKEIVAFEDNLKALAALDSGDVDVVYMDKVIAEYLIFKSKKEYFLWADPHIKEKLAIGFRKNDLALRDAVNDMMKAMKVDGRFVKISMKWFGK, from the coding sequence GTGAAAAAGATTTTTGCGTTTATAGCCTTTATCACCTTTGCTGTGGTATTCATCGGTTGTGAAAAAAAAGATGATTCCTACAAGAAGGTCATTGAAAAGGGCGAATTAGTCATTGGCCTCGATGCATATTATCCGCCTATGGGCTTTTATGACCAGGACGGTGACATCGTTGGCTTTGATATAGATCTTGCCGTAGAAGTTTGCGCCCGTCTGGGCATCAAACTCAAGACGGTTCCGATTACTTGGGAAAACAAGGAACATGAACTGAATTCGGGTGCAATTGACTGCATCTGGAATGGCATGAGTGTCGATAGCTCCCGCGCTTTGACCATGAGTTTGAGCGATCCGTACTTTAATAATGGCATGTACTTTTTGGTGAAGGATTCTTCGCTTGCGAATATGGATTCCCTTAAAAATAGGAGAATTGCCTTGCAGAAGGGCTCCACTTCGCAAGACCATCTGGTCACATCCGAGATAGGGATGTCCGCTAAGGAAATCGTTGCTTTTGAAGACAACCTCAAGGCGCTTGCGGCATTGGACAGCGGCGATGTCGATGTTGTGTACATGGATAAAGTCATCGCAGAGTATTTGATTTTTAAATCCAAGAAAGAATACTTCTTGTGGGCGGATCCTCATATTAAAGAAAAACTTGCTATCGGTTTCCGCAAGAACGACCTTGCTCTCCGCGATGCCGTAAATGATATGATGAAGGCGATGAAGGTCGATGGTCGTTTTGTGAAAATTTCAATGAAATGGTTTGGCAAATAA
- a CDS encoding transporter substrate-binding domain-containing protein, with translation MNKFFTVISAIACAVALSGCNEKKQSLHSDYSFDRVKASGILVMGHMGDFPPMVFTDKDGNVVGFDVDLAREVCSRLGVKLKLHLISWADKEKELYNGNIDCIWNGMSVDSARAAAMNLSDPYLTNRLVFTVKNKSYNSLDSLKGKKIGVQHASTAWSMIEQSEIKKDVKEIVQFETMNLALDAMVQDSVDAVFMDEVAAKYWNVLNNKKYAILEDGVFNEFYAVGFRKADKALRDTINAVLASMKKDGKFVDVTVKWFGK, from the coding sequence ATGAACAAGTTTTTCACGGTTATATCTGCCATTGCCTGCGCTGTTGCGCTTTCTGGCTGCAATGAGAAAAAACAATCCCTGCATTCGGATTATTCATTCGATAGGGTAAAGGCTTCTGGTATTTTGGTCATGGGGCACATGGGTGATTTCCCTCCCATGGTCTTTACCGATAAGGACGGCAACGTCGTGGGTTTCGACGTGGACCTGGCGCGTGAAGTTTGCTCCCGCTTGGGAGTGAAACTTAAATTGCACTTGATTTCTTGGGCCGACAAGGAAAAGGAATTGTACAATGGAAATATAGACTGCATCTGGAATGGCATGAGCGTTGATAGTGCTCGTGCAGCGGCAATGAACTTGAGTGATCCGTACCTTACCAACAGACTCGTTTTCACGGTAAAGAATAAGTCCTATAATAGCCTGGATTCCTTGAAAGGCAAAAAGATTGGTGTTCAGCATGCATCGACTGCTTGGTCAATGATTGAACAGTCTGAAATTAAAAAGGATGTCAAGGAAATCGTGCAGTTTGAAACTATGAACCTTGCGCTGGACGCCATGGTGCAAGATTCTGTCGATGCCGTGTTTATGGATGAAGTCGCTGCCAAGTACTGGAATGTCTTGAACAATAAAAAATATGCCATTTTGGAAGATGGCGTGTTCAATGAGTTTTATGCGGTCGGATTCCGCAAAGCTGACAAGGCTCTCCGCGATACAATAAATGCCGTCCTTGCTTCGATGAAGAAAGACGGCAAATTCGTTGATGTTACGGTCAAGTGGTTCGGTAAGTAG
- the floA gene encoding flotillin-like protein FloA (flotillin-like protein involved in membrane lipid rafts) — translation MDTLLIVGIIIAAIAVIILLAFIGKFFSLWLQALFSKANVSIFQLIGMRLRKVPPQVIVEARILSCKAGLPVDTNLLEAHYLSRGNVLRVIQALIAANKANIKLDFKEAAAIDLAGRNVLEAVQMSVNPKVIETPKVSAVALDGIQLHAVTRITVRASIQKLVGGAGEDTVVARVGEGIVSSIGSAKSHKDVLENPNMISKKVLASGLDAGTAFEILSIDIADVDVGQNIGAILETDRAEADKKIAQAKAEERRAMAYAAEQEMKAKVMEMKAKLVEAEAQIPMAMASALRDGKLGVMDYYNLKNIEADTQMRKEIGAAPETK, via the coding sequence ATGGACACTCTTTTAATCGTTGGAATCATCATCGCGGCGATTGCCGTTATCATCTTGCTCGCCTTTATCGGCAAGTTCTTCAGCCTCTGGCTGCAGGCCTTGTTCTCCAAGGCAAACGTGAGCATTTTCCAACTCATCGGTATGCGTCTGCGTAAGGTTCCGCCGCAGGTGATTGTGGAAGCCCGCATTCTTAGCTGCAAGGCAGGTCTCCCGGTCGACACGAACCTGCTTGAAGCCCACTACCTGAGCCGCGGTAACGTGCTCCGCGTGATCCAGGCACTCATTGCCGCAAACAAGGCAAACATCAAGCTGGACTTTAAAGAAGCTGCCGCCATCGACCTTGCCGGCCGTAACGTGCTCGAAGCCGTGCAGATGTCCGTGAACCCGAAGGTGATTGAAACGCCGAAGGTTTCCGCTGTGGCTCTCGACGGTATTCAGCTGCATGCCGTGACCCGCATTACCGTGCGCGCAAGCATCCAAAAGTTGGTGGGTGGCGCAGGCGAAGACACTGTGGTCGCTCGCGTGGGCGAAGGTATCGTTTCTTCTATCGGTTCTGCAAAGAGCCACAAGGACGTGCTGGAAAATCCGAACATGATTTCCAAGAAGGTGCTCGCCTCTGGCCTTGACGCCGGAACCGCATTCGAAATTCTTTCGATCGATATCGCCGACGTGGACGTGGGCCAGAACATTGGCGCTATCCTCGAAACCGACCGTGCCGAAGCCGACAAGAAGATTGCCCAGGCAAAGGCAGAAGAACGCCGCGCCATGGCATACGCCGCCGAACAGGAAATGAAGGCGAAGGTCATGGAAATGAAGGCCAAGCTCGTCGAAGCCGAAGCCCAGATTCCGATGGCGATGGCATCTGCCCTTCGCGACGGCAAGCTCGGCGTAATGGACTATTACAACCTCAAGAATATCGAAGCCGATACTCAAATGAGAAAAGAAATCGGAGCTGCCCCGGAGACTAAGTAG
- a CDS encoding FISUMP domain-containing protein encodes MYRLFFRIVAFCAFMAFACLCLNACLEDGGSSSVAANDAPQKENDSDKDKDGSKDPSDSSMFAEVKCPEVTSKSQFLNPDIDYGEMTDERDGQVYKTVQIGNQTWMAENLNYAADRSMCPDSLESNCKIYGRWYTMSGSCPEGWHLPSVAEWNVLLRSVGKDDKVDAAMLKSRFGWADGKQGVDAFGFSAMPMSKRNCSQVFFLTSDYYDNENTGERSCIAFNYRAGAYYYNNETSVTGWFMGYFNEVTRGVPVRCLKDGSGPYEKSLLNTENLALWDKADKKDFFNPKVEYGEMTDERDGQVYKTVKIGNQTWMAENLNYIYAVDSLLKEEGVCPIYYGNDYVFPDGFKTCDLYGRLYPFGAAMDSAGVFSDDGLDCNGLVCKPNEQVRGICPEGWRLPGDSDWDTLLDAVGGADVAGKKLKSLTGWFYDGNGSDEYGFSARPSPDLSGSNNHTHVGFWSVGSHLNGRYFSFYSDAVYQGAADKLYIRCIKGYTHIDDPSRYIPGILPSEVEEGSMTDARDGQVYKTVKIGDKTWMAENLNYDYQVGDSVSIYGSVCLTDSLGNCDSSYGRYYTWPAAMDSAGIFSDGGKGCGFSELCNPKGTIRGVCPEGWHLPDTTEWNALFSELNCVEDGQNNCGPLLKSSRDWVSRGGGFDYYGFTVLPSNIADWRQDYTKEWFFESVRTARNNAQIWLSNESEKDAAMVAEFTIYKFVRFSKTRKKYGVSVRCVKD; translated from the coding sequence ATGTATAGACTTTTTTTCAGAATAGTTGCATTTTGTGCTTTCATGGCTTTTGCCTGTTTATGCCTGAACGCCTGTCTCGAAGACGGAGGCTCAAGCAGCGTTGCAGCGAATGATGCTCCACAGAAGGAGAACGACTCGGATAAGGACAAAGATGGTTCAAAAGATCCGTCTGATTCGTCTATGTTCGCTGAAGTAAAATGCCCCGAGGTAACCTCCAAGTCGCAGTTCCTGAACCCTGATATTGACTATGGTGAAATGACCGATGAACGCGACGGCCAAGTTTACAAGACTGTGCAGATCGGCAATCAAACTTGGATGGCGGAAAACTTGAATTATGCTGCTGATCGTTCCATGTGCCCAGATAGCCTGGAAAGTAACTGCAAAATTTATGGCAGGTGGTATACAATGTCAGGTTCGTGTCCAGAAGGTTGGCATCTCCCTAGTGTTGCTGAGTGGAATGTACTCCTCAGATCAGTTGGTAAAGATGACAAAGTTGATGCTGCGATGCTGAAATCAAGGTTCGGCTGGGCTGATGGAAAACAAGGGGTGGATGCTTTTGGTTTCTCGGCGATGCCGATGAGTAAACGGAATTGTTCCCAGGTCTTCTTTTTGACTTCTGATTACTATGATAACGAAAATACGGGTGAACGGAGTTGCATAGCGTTTAATTATCGAGCCGGAGCTTATTATTACAATAACGAAACCTCTGTTACGGGTTGGTTTATGGGCTATTTCAATGAAGTTACTAGGGGTGTTCCCGTGCGATGCCTGAAGGACGGGAGTGGTCCTTACGAGAAATCTTTGCTGAATACCGAAAATCTCGCTTTATGGGATAAAGCAGACAAGAAAGATTTTTTCAATCCGAAAGTCGAGTATGGAGAAATGACCGATGAACGTGACGGTCAGGTTTACAAGACCGTGAAGATCGGTAATCAAACATGGATGGCGGAGAACCTGAACTATATCTATGCGGTAGATTCGCTTCTTAAGGAAGAAGGTGTATGTCCCATCTATTACGGCAACGATTATGTTTTTCCTGACGGCTTTAAAACTTGTGATTTGTATGGGCGCTTGTACCCGTTTGGCGCCGCGATGGATTCAGCTGGAGTCTTTAGTGATGACGGTTTGGACTGTAATGGGTTAGTGTGTAAGCCAAATGAACAGGTCCGTGGAATTTGTCCTGAAGGTTGGCGCTTGCCGGGTGACAGTGATTGGGATACCTTGCTTGATGCCGTAGGGGGTGCAGATGTTGCTGGCAAAAAATTAAAATCGCTAACGGGGTGGTTTTACGACGGCAATGGTTCCGATGAGTATGGTTTTTCTGCGAGGCCTTCTCCCGATTTGAGCGGCAGTAACAATCATACTCATGTTGGTTTTTGGAGCGTCGGCTCTCATCTAAACGGAAGGTATTTTAGTTTCTATAGCGATGCCGTTTATCAGGGCGCCGCAGATAAGTTGTACATTCGTTGCATAAAGGGGTACACTCATATTGATGATCCGAGCAGGTATATTCCGGGAATCTTGCCTTCCGAGGTGGAGGAAGGGTCGATGACGGATGCTCGTGATGGGCAAGTTTACAAGACCGTAAAAATTGGCGACAAGACCTGGATGGCGGAAAACTTGAATTACGACTACCAGGTGGGAGATTCCGTATCGATATATGGTTCTGTTTGCCTCACCGATAGCTTGGGAAACTGTGATTCTTCTTATGGCCGCTATTACACGTGGCCTGCGGCGATGGATTCGGCGGGAATCTTTAGTGACGGAGGCAAGGGATGCGGCTTTAGTGAATTATGCAACCCGAAGGGGACTATTCGTGGAGTCTGTCCGGAAGGTTGGCATTTGCCGGATACGACCGAATGGAACGCATTGTTCTCGGAACTGAACTGTGTTGAGGATGGTCAAAATAATTGTGGGCCTTTATTGAAATCTTCCCGGGATTGGGTGTCCCGCGGAGGTGGATTTGATTATTATGGTTTTACGGTTTTGCCTTCGAATATTGCAGATTGGCGTCAAGATTATACCAAGGAATGGTTCTTTGAATCGGTTCGAACTGCCCGCAATAATGCCCAAATTTGGCTGTCAAATGAATCGGAGAAAGACGCGGCGATGGTTGCTGAATTCACTATTTACAAATTTGTCCGTTTTTCGAAAACCCGGAAAAAATACGGGGTGTCAGTCCGCTGCGTGAAGGATTAA